The Oscillospiraceae bacterium genome contains a region encoding:
- a CDS encoding fumarate hydratase produces MQHTLSTPCARQDLAALRAGDTVLLSGTVYTARDAAHKRMMELLDAGGEPPFPLAGSAVYYVGPTPGRPGQVVGSAGPTTSGRMDAYSPRLIRLGQLVMIGKGARSEAVKRAVKECGAVYLAALGGAGALLAASIRQAELVAWPDLGCEAVRRLTVRDMPLTVVLDPVGGDLYESGPGAYRAGR; encoded by the coding sequence ATGCAACATACACTTTCCACCCCCTGTGCCCGGCAGGACCTGGCGGCCCTGCGGGCGGGGGATACGGTGCTGCTTTCGGGCACGGTGTACACCGCCCGGGACGCGGCTCACAAGCGCATGATGGAACTGCTGGACGCGGGCGGGGAGCCGCCCTTTCCGCTTGCGGGCAGCGCGGTGTACTACGTGGGGCCCACGCCCGGGCGCCCGGGCCAGGTGGTGGGCTCGGCGGGCCCTACCACCAGCGGCCGCATGGACGCCTACAGCCCCCGGCTGATCCGGCTGGGGCAGCTGGTGATGATCGGCAAGGGCGCGCGCAGTGAGGCGGTAAAGCGGGCGGTGAAGGAGTGCGGCGCGGTGTATCTGGCGGCACTGGGCGGCGCGGGCGCGCTGCTGGCCGCCAGCATCCGGCAGGCGGAGCTGGTGGCCTGGCCCGACCTTGGGTGCGAGGCGGTGCGCCGCCTTACGGTGCGGGACATGCCACTGACCGTGGTGCTGGACCCGGTGGGCGGCGATCTGTACGAGAGCGGCCCGGGGGCCTATCGGGCGGGGCGGTAA
- a CDS encoding nitroreductase, with protein sequence MEQFEALVKKDDAGRLTILELPFDARAAFGKPRGTIHVCGRINGTEYRGKLLARGGGKFVMVLDKALQKAIGFAGQAMSAAVTMAPEEEKAGGESPEKAVDSRCGMDLLTAIKTRQSIRKFTERPVSGEMVNAILCAGMRAPTAKNKRPCHFIVITDRQLLSTLARQNTNAAMLEGAAGAIVVCGDKNREGIKEFLCADCAAATQNMLLGIHGLGLGGVWCGVAPNSDWRKLLIGQLALPPKVEPVSVIAFGWPDETKELCDRWETAKVHCNRW encoded by the coding sequence ATGGAACAATTTGAAGCACTGGTGAAAAAGGACGATGCAGGCAGGCTGACCATCCTTGAGCTGCCGTTTGATGCGAGAGCGGCATTCGGCAAACCCAGGGGAACGATTCATGTGTGCGGCAGGATCAACGGCACAGAGTACCGAGGCAAGCTGCTGGCCCGCGGCGGCGGCAAATTTGTGATGGTTTTGGACAAAGCGCTGCAAAAGGCCATCGGGTTTGCCGGGCAGGCAATGAGCGCGGCGGTCACGATGGCCCCCGAGGAGGAAAAGGCAGGCGGGGAGAGCCCGGAAAAGGCCGTGGACAGCAGGTGCGGTATGGACCTGCTCACTGCGATCAAAACACGGCAGAGCATCCGCAAATTCACCGAAAGACCGGTGAGCGGGGAGATGGTGAACGCCATCCTTTGCGCGGGCATGCGCGCCCCCACGGCCAAAAACAAGCGCCCATGCCATTTTATTGTAATAACAGACAGGCAGCTTTTGTCGACCCTGGCCCGGCAGAATACAAATGCCGCCATGCTGGAGGGTGCGGCAGGGGCGATTGTGGTTTGCGGGGATAAAAACAGAGAGGGGATCAAAGAGTTTTTATGCGCGGACTGTGCCGCAGCCACACAAAACATGCTGCTCGGCATCCACGGCTTGGGGCTGGGAGGCGTTTGGTGCGGCGTGGCACCCAATTCCGATTGGCGAAAGCTGCTGATCGGGCAGCTGGCGCTTCCCCCGAAAGTGGAGCCTGTTTCCGTGATTGCATTTGGCTGGCCGGACGAAACAAAGGAATTGTGTGACCGCTGGGAAACGGCAAAGGTCCATTGCAACAGGTGGTAG
- a CDS encoding peptide ABC transporter substrate-binding protein yields MKLKKMLCTAAATLLALALAACGGATPPPAAAPSGAASAGSAGSADADFTIGIVQYTQHSSLDEICAAVQNELEVLAATADVKLNVIVKNGQGDAPTINDICSLFVADKVDLIIPIATPAATSAAAATQGTGIPLVFSAVTDPVEAQLVESMEAPGGSITGTSDYIDTSLILKLATTQNPELKKLGLIYNLGEPNSVATIAKTKPILEEQGIAYVESTVTTPGEVQMAAQKLISEGAEAIFVPIDNTVASAMSVLADEAIKAGVPVYTAADSMVRDGGLATTGVNYTRLGELTAQMAFKVLYEKADPASMAVQVLNDGIVTVNTTTAEALGIDPDVFDPGEGYVAVE; encoded by the coding sequence ATGAAACTGAAAAAGATGCTTTGCACCGCTGCCGCCACCCTTTTGGCCCTTGCCCTTGCCGCCTGCGGCGGGGCGACGCCGCCCCCGGCGGCAGCGCCCTCCGGCGCAGCTTCGGCGGGCAGCGCGGGCTCGGCCGACGCGGATTTTACCATTGGGATCGTGCAGTATACCCAGCACTCGAGCCTGGACGAGATCTGCGCCGCTGTGCAGAATGAGCTGGAGGTGCTTGCCGCCACCGCGGACGTGAAGCTGAATGTGATCGTGAAGAACGGCCAGGGCGACGCGCCTACCATCAACGACATCTGCAGCCTGTTTGTGGCTGACAAGGTAGACCTGATCATCCCCATCGCCACGCCGGCGGCCACCAGCGCGGCGGCGGCCACCCAGGGCACGGGCATCCCGCTGGTGTTCAGCGCGGTCACCGACCCGGTGGAGGCCCAGCTGGTGGAGAGCATGGAAGCCCCCGGCGGCAGCATTACCGGCACGTCGGACTACATTGACACCTCGCTCATTCTGAAGCTGGCCACCACCCAGAACCCAGAGCTGAAAAAGCTGGGCCTGATCTACAACCTGGGCGAGCCCAACAGCGTGGCCACCATCGCCAAAACCAAGCCCATCCTGGAGGAACAGGGCATCGCCTATGTGGAGAGCACCGTGACCACCCCGGGCGAGGTGCAGATGGCGGCCCAGAAGCTGATCAGCGAGGGGGCCGAGGCGATCTTTGTGCCCATTGACAACACGGTGGCCAGTGCCATGAGCGTTCTGGCCGACGAGGCCATCAAGGCGGGCGTGCCGGTGTACACCGCGGCCGACAGCATGGTGCGGGACGGCGGCCTTGCCACCACAGGTGTGAACTACACCCGCCTGGGCGAGCTGACCGCCCAAATGGCCTTTAAGGTGCTGTATGAAAAGGCCGACCCCGCCTCCATGGCGGTGCAGGTGCTGAACGACGGCATCGTGACCGTGAACACCACCACCGCCGAGGCCCTGGGCATCGACCCGGACGTATTCGACCCGGGCGAGGGCTACGTGGCCGTGGAGTAA
- a CDS encoding ABC transporter permease has protein sequence MMMLMQSAVEQGFIYALVALALYLSYRILDIADLTTDGSFVLGCAVSATCATQGHPALGLLAGMLAGMAAGFVTAFLHTRMKVQAILAGIITMTGLYTINLWVMGGRSDLPLLKVDTIFTYTQALLGTKYGKLVTVALIALAAAVLLILFLKTQLGLSIRATGDNRDMVAASSINPAFTITVGLCLANGCTALAGAVLAQYQMSSSVSLGTGVVVIGLASLIIGEVVLRRGGVVRGVAGAILGAILYRILMVLALKNSASPSNMKLVSAVIVALAISYPALAGWVWLRRRKRAAARGGKGGAEQC, from the coding sequence ATGATGATGCTGATGCAGAGCGCGGTGGAGCAGGGCTTTATTTATGCCCTGGTGGCGCTGGCGCTCTATCTGTCGTACCGCATTCTGGACATTGCGGACCTTACCACCGACGGTTCGTTTGTGTTGGGATGCGCGGTGTCGGCCACCTGCGCCACCCAGGGGCACCCGGCGCTGGGGCTTTTGGCCGGAATGCTGGCGGGCATGGCGGCGGGGTTTGTAACCGCCTTTCTGCACACCCGCATGAAGGTGCAGGCCATTTTGGCGGGCATCATTACCATGACCGGGCTGTACACCATCAATCTGTGGGTCATGGGAGGCCGTTCGGACCTGCCGCTGCTCAAGGTGGACACCATTTTCACCTATACCCAGGCGCTGCTGGGCACAAAATACGGCAAGCTTGTGACCGTGGCGCTGATCGCCCTTGCGGCGGCGGTGCTGCTGATCCTGTTCCTCAAGACCCAGCTGGGGCTTTCGATCCGGGCCACCGGCGACAACCGGGATATGGTGGCCGCCAGCTCCATCAATCCGGCTTTCACCATCACGGTGGGGCTGTGCCTGGCCAACGGCTGTACGGCGCTGGCTGGCGCGGTGCTGGCGCAGTATCAGATGTCCAGCAGCGTGAGCCTGGGCACAGGCGTGGTGGTGATCGGGCTGGCAAGCCTGATCATCGGCGAGGTGGTGCTGCGCCGGGGCGGCGTGGTGCGCGGCGTGGCGGGCGCGATCCTGGGGGCGATCCTGTACCGCATTCTGATGGTGCTGGCGCTCAAGAACAGCGCCTCGCCCAGCAACATGAAGCTGGTGAGCGCCGTGATCGTGGCGCTGGCCATCAGTTACCCGGCGCTGGCCGGCTGGGTGTGGCTGCGGCGGCGCAAG